The following are from one region of the Bacteroidota bacterium genome:
- the mrdA gene encoding penicillin-binding protein 2, which produces MKNIYSERKYVVIGIFLAVGFIFIAKLFYLQIINKSYLLSAQNNVIRIITQYPARGLIFDRNGKLLVYNEAAYDLMVVPDQVKKFDTLELCNLIGIDREIFTHRLKSIREYSTRKASVFEKQISKETYGYMQEKLFKFPGFYVQSRILRSYTYPIAAHTFGYIGEVDNATVSSDPYYKPGDYIGISGIEKTYEKELRGVNGVKRIMVDVFNREKGSFQNGKYDTSAVKGKDLWITIDADLQLYAEQLMAHKKGSIVAIEPSSGEILCLVSCPSYDPNLLVGRVRSKNYEILEKDTLQPLFNRALQATYPPGSSFKLMNALIALQEGTTTPEVRFPCNGTASVPIKCSHYHPAPQNMLGAIELSCNPFFWRTFNTIMNKTRDIHDSYNLWRNHVMSFGFGNSFSSDLFTEVKGFIPATDYYDKYFGEKGWRSMTIRSLSIGQGEILVTPLQLANYVATISNRGYYYVPHLMKSIESEEDYSRTRVKKTTTIDPKYFTIIVEGMYNVFEGSMGTARHYKVDSLDICGKTGTAENPHGKAHSIFIAFAPKDNPRIAMAVIVENAGFGATWAAPITTLLIEKYLTGKTKRKDVEERIINCNLIGD; this is translated from the coding sequence ATGAAAAACATTTACTCCGAAAGGAAATACGTTGTGATAGGTATTTTCCTGGCTGTCGGATTTATTTTTATCGCTAAACTCTTCTACCTTCAGATCATCAATAAAAGTTACCTTTTATCCGCACAAAACAATGTCATCAGGATCATTACACAATATCCTGCCAGGGGACTGATCTTCGACCGGAACGGGAAACTACTGGTGTACAATGAGGCCGCATATGACCTGATGGTTGTTCCTGACCAGGTTAAAAAATTTGATACATTGGAGTTATGTAATCTTATTGGAATTGACAGGGAAATATTTACCCATCGGCTGAAAAGCATAAGGGAATATTCTACAAGGAAAGCCTCGGTGTTTGAGAAGCAAATCTCGAAAGAAACGTACGGTTATATGCAGGAGAAACTTTTCAAATTCCCTGGCTTCTATGTTCAGTCGCGTATTTTGCGGAGCTATACTTACCCCATTGCAGCCCATACCTTTGGTTATATCGGCGAAGTTGACAATGCCACCGTCAGTAGCGATCCCTATTATAAACCGGGGGATTACATCGGTATCAGCGGGATTGAAAAGACCTATGAAAAAGAGCTGAGGGGCGTGAACGGTGTTAAACGTATTATGGTGGATGTTTTCAACCGGGAGAAGGGCAGTTTTCAAAACGGGAAATATGATACATCTGCTGTTAAAGGAAAGGACTTATGGATTACCATTGATGCAGATTTGCAGCTATACGCCGAACAGCTTATGGCTCATAAAAAGGGCAGCATTGTGGCTATTGAACCTTCATCAGGTGAAATACTGTGTCTGGTATCCTGTCCTTCTTATGATCCGAATCTTTTGGTAGGACGTGTCCGCAGCAAGAATTACGAAATTCTGGAAAAAGACACCCTGCAGCCGCTATTCAACAGGGCACTGCAGGCTACATATCCTCCTGGTTCTAGTTTCAAACTGATGAATGCTCTCATCGCTCTTCAGGAAGGAACCACCACGCCGGAAGTCCGCTTTCCCTGTAATGGAACAGCCAGTGTACCCATCAAGTGCAGTCACTATCATCCTGCACCGCAAAACATGCTGGGAGCTATAGAATTATCCTGCAATCCTTTCTTCTGGAGGACATTCAATACGATTATGAATAAAACCCGTGATATCCACGATAGCTATAACCTATGGCGTAATCATGTGATGAGTTTTGGATTTGGTAACAGCTTTTCAAGTGACCTGTTCACTGAGGTCAAAGGATTTATTCCGGCAACCGACTATTATGATAAATATTTTGGTGAGAAAGGCTGGCGTTCAATGACCATCAGGTCATTGTCGATTGGCCAGGGGGAAATACTGGTCACGCCTCTTCAACTGGCCAACTATGTGGCTACTATATCAAACAGGGGATATTATTATGTGCCTCATCTGATGAAATCCATTGAAAGTGAGGAAGATTACAGCAGGACAAGGGTAAAGAAGACCACAACTATCGACCCGAAATATTTCACCATTATCGTAGAGGGTATGTACAATGTGTTTGAAGGAAGCATGGGTACAGCCCGGCATTATAAAGTAGATAGTCTGGATATTTGCGGTAAAACGGGCACAGCAGAGAATCCTCACGGGAAAGCCCATTCCATCTTCATCGCATTTGCTCCCAAAGATAACCCCCGTATCGCAATGGCTGTCATTGTGGAAAATGCAGGATTTGGAGCTACTTGGGCTGCACCCATTACAACGTTGTTAATCGAAAAGTACCTCACAGGGAAAACAAAACGCAAGGACGTCGAAGAACGTATAATCAACTGTAATCTAATAGGAGACTGA
- the rodA gene encoding rod shape-determining protein RodA, translating into MREDRGIFKKTDRWLVIIYIALVLIGWINIYAAVYSEEHKSIFDLGQNYGRQMIWIVTSLIIALIILLFDSKFFSAFSFPVYLMSILTLIIVLIVGKVVAGSRSWFQIGPVGFQPAEFAKFAVCLALARYLSSLDLDIRKVRTRLFALLIIIVPALLVLLEQDTGSAITYSAFLLVFYREGMPGRLLLIGAAGALLFVLTLLIDKFILVGLLIGVTLFLIVFIRRNRRRIILITGSLVLAIVIVFSVDYAFNHLLKPYQQSRVSVMLGKEIDTKGAGYNLNQSKIAIGSGGLVGKGFLNGTQTKFDFVPEQSTDFIFCTVGEEWGFIGSLVVIGLYIVLLIRIIQLAERQRSIFSRIYGYGVASILFFHFAINIGMTIGLAPVIGIPLPFLSYGGSSLWVFTILLFIFIKLDTNRMDLI; encoded by the coding sequence ATGAGAGAAGATAGAGGAATATTTAAAAAGACTGACAGGTGGCTGGTCATCATCTACATAGCTCTGGTGCTCATCGGATGGATTAACATCTATGCTGCTGTGTACAGTGAGGAGCATAAAAGTATATTCGACCTTGGCCAGAATTATGGCCGCCAGATGATCTGGATCGTAACCTCATTGATAATCGCACTCATCATTTTGCTTTTTGATTCAAAATTCTTTTCGGCATTCAGCTTCCCTGTTTATCTTATGTCGATACTCACCCTTATTATTGTGTTAATTGTCGGGAAGGTCGTAGCCGGTTCACGGTCATGGTTTCAGATCGGGCCGGTTGGTTTTCAGCCTGCTGAGTTTGCCAAGTTTGCAGTATGCCTGGCGTTGGCACGGTATCTCAGCTCACTAGACCTGGATATCCGTAAGGTCCGGACCAGGCTGTTTGCATTACTGATCATTATTGTACCTGCTTTGCTGGTATTACTCGAACAGGACACCGGGTCAGCTATAACCTACAGTGCTTTTCTACTGGTGTTTTACCGGGAAGGAATGCCAGGCCGTTTACTTCTTATAGGCGCCGCAGGAGCTTTATTATTTGTCCTCACTCTGTTAATCGATAAATTTATTCTGGTTGGTTTACTGATCGGCGTAACACTATTCCTGATCGTTTTTATACGTAGAAACAGACGAAGGATCATACTTATAACAGGATCATTAGTCCTTGCCATTGTTATCGTCTTCAGTGTGGATTATGCCTTTAATCATTTGCTTAAGCCCTATCAGCAAAGCAGGGTCAGTGTCATGTTAGGAAAAGAAATTGATACCAAAGGTGCCGGGTATAATCTCAACCAGTCAAAAATCGCTATTGGATCTGGTGGGCTTGTCGGGAAAGGTTTTTTGAATGGTACACAAACCAAATTCGATTTTGTCCCTGAGCAGAGCACTGACTTTATTTTCTGTACTGTCGGAGAAGAATGGGGTTTTATTGGAAGCCTGGTCGTTATTGGGCTGTATATTGTCCTGCTGATTAGGATTATTCAGCTTGCAGAGCGACAGCGATCCATTTTCAGCAGGATATACGGATATGGGGTGGCATCGATATTATTTTTCCATTTTGCCATAAATATCGGAATGACAATAGGATTGGCGCCGGTCATTGGGATACCATTGCCATTTCTGAGTTATGGCGGATCATCTTTGTGGGTCTTTACGATCCTGTTATTTATTTTTATCAAACTGGATACAAACAGGATGGACCTTATATAG
- a CDS encoding peptidylprolyl isomerase, giving the protein MAAIGRIRKHSKLIMIIVGIALASFVLGDFINPRKYSRRQAVNIGIIDGTDIPGVEFNQKVEENMEIRRQNAGAESITPTEAFSIRQSVWQEMVTDIIMREQYEKLNINVSVDELDDQIRGNDPHQYIVQNFKDPQTGQFNPATVSQFLQNFNNVDPQVQKRYILLEKMIKSDRLRTKYNNLIIKGYYTPTVFAKDDYSDKNRKVVVRIVGLKYSTIPDTAVTASESDYKNFYEKHKKEYEQDPMVDIDYVVFPVTPSDLDREQIAKTVNDIYNQFQIAPDVSNFVNAVSDNRYDSTWHKKGTLPVRIDSLMFNSSVGTFYGPYIEDDIYHIAKLVDVQMRPDSIKASHILITYQGARGADNITRTKEDAQKLADSIYAAVKATPSTFLQMTLKYSDDPSAKKNNGNLDWFPDGMMVYEFNEACLKGNVGDIVRAETPFGFHVIEITGKQEPNKKVKIAMIDRSIVPSSETFQQTYLKANDFLSRNNSLEAFQKAVLDLGLDKRTSDKLTPLSNSIPGVDNPRQVVGWAFNGKTRKGDVSPVFDMGNSYVVAALKAEYAKGIAPLDVVRERIKPLVLREKKAEVLLGRLKDSYTPGEDLMRLAQKFNTTVDTSTEITFGSFNIPGFGPDIEVIGKIFSMRPGEVSNPVKGNMAVYVIALDSFTEPPMQQDFKQQKDFLANSIKTRVSREVFTALEERAKIEDNRVKYY; this is encoded by the coding sequence AGCTAATTATGATCATTGTTGGTATTGCTCTTGCTTCGTTTGTGCTTGGAGATTTTATTAATCCCCGGAAATACAGCCGGAGGCAAGCCGTCAATATAGGGATTATCGACGGAACAGATATTCCTGGGGTAGAGTTCAATCAAAAAGTGGAAGAGAATATGGAAATCCGGAGGCAAAATGCCGGAGCCGAGAGTATTACTCCAACTGAAGCATTCAGTATCAGGCAATCTGTATGGCAGGAAATGGTTACTGATATCATTATGCGTGAACAGTATGAAAAACTGAACATCAACGTATCAGTCGACGAGCTGGACGATCAGATCCGTGGCAATGATCCTCATCAATATATTGTTCAGAATTTCAAAGATCCTCAAACCGGCCAGTTTAATCCTGCCACTGTTTCTCAGTTCCTTCAGAATTTCAACAATGTTGATCCTCAGGTACAGAAGCGTTACATTTTACTTGAAAAAATGATCAAATCAGACCGGTTGCGGACAAAATATAATAATTTGATTATCAAAGGATATTATACTCCTACCGTTTTTGCCAAGGATGATTACTCGGATAAAAACCGCAAAGTCGTTGTCCGTATCGTTGGTCTGAAATATTCCACTATTCCTGACACAGCAGTGACAGCTTCCGAAAGCGATTACAAAAATTTTTACGAAAAACATAAAAAAGAGTATGAACAGGATCCAATGGTTGACATCGACTATGTAGTTTTCCCTGTCACACCATCAGATTTAGACCGTGAGCAGATCGCAAAAACTGTCAATGATATTTACAATCAATTCCAGATCGCACCTGATGTGTCGAATTTCGTCAATGCTGTTTCCGATAACCGATATGACAGCACGTGGCACAAAAAAGGCACCTTACCTGTCAGGATTGACTCACTTATGTTCAATTCATCTGTTGGTACATTTTACGGACCTTATATTGAAGATGACATATACCACATTGCCAAGCTCGTCGATGTGCAGATGCGTCCCGATTCTATAAAAGCCAGCCACATACTTATTACTTACCAGGGCGCACGTGGTGCCGATAATATCACCAGAACCAAAGAAGACGCTCAAAAGCTGGCCGATAGTATATATGCTGCTGTTAAAGCAACACCTTCCACATTCCTTCAAATGACCCTTAAATATTCAGATGATCCCTCGGCTAAAAAAAATAATGGCAATCTGGACTGGTTTCCCGATGGTATGATGGTTTATGAATTCAATGAAGCCTGTTTGAAAGGAAATGTCGGAGATATTGTAAGGGCTGAAACACCCTTTGGATTTCATGTGATTGAGATTACTGGTAAACAGGAACCTAACAAAAAGGTGAAGATAGCTATGATTGACCGGAGCATTGTCCCTTCAAGCGAAACATTTCAGCAGACCTATCTTAAAGCGAATGATTTCCTTTCAAGAAATAACAGCCTGGAAGCTTTCCAGAAAGCCGTGCTTGATCTTGGACTGGACAAACGCACGTCCGATAAACTGACCCCCCTGTCAAATTCGATTCCCGGCGTGGATAATCCCCGGCAGGTTGTCGGATGGGCATTTAACGGCAAAACAAGAAAAGGCGATGTATCACCTGTTTTCGATATGGGAAATTCCTATGTTGTCGCTGCTCTTAAGGCTGAATATGCAAAAGGCATTGCTCCGCTCGACGTGGTGCGTGAGCGTATCAAGCCCCTCGTTCTCCGCGAAAAGAAAGCTGAAGTGTTGCTTGGCAGATTAAAGGACAGTTATACCCCAGGCGAAGATTTAATGCGGCTGGCACAGAAATTTAATACTACTGTTGATACTTCCACGGAAATCACTTTTGGTTCTTTTAATATTCCTGGATTCGGGCCAGACATAGAGGTTATCGGAAAGATCTTTTCGATGAGACCCGGCGAGGTCTCAAATCCTGTGAAAGGTAATATGGCTGTTTATGTCATCGCCCTGGATTCATTCACCGAACCTCCGATGCAACAGGATTTCAAGCAACAGAAAGACTTCCTTGCCAATTCTATTAAGACACGTGTCAGCAGAGAAGTGTTCACTGCCCTCGAAGAAAGAGCTAAAATTGAAGATAACAGGGTGAAGTATTATTAG